In Geminocystis sp. NIES-3709, a single genomic region encodes these proteins:
- a CDS encoding phycobilisome protein, whose product MYPELQALIHEAESQYLQAEDLDKLTKEISTLKDRLTAYRILRDQEISIFQDVADQVVKLLPEEKTKKIETTIRHWLLITRYCGMAMLLNNPEFLEHRLLEWLTDIVQAHESQSISDCIYALLVEKLTQVLPDEGLEQIQPFLAQANNYLTNATALSV is encoded by the coding sequence ATGTATCCAGAATTACAAGCATTAATTCACGAGGCTGAATCTCAATATTTACAAGCAGAAGACTTAGATAAGTTAACTAAAGAAATTTCTACCTTAAAAGATAGATTAACTGCTTACCGAATATTGAGAGATCAAGAAATCAGCATTTTTCAAGACGTAGCAGATCAGGTTGTCAAACTATTACCAGAAGAAAAAACAAAAAAAATTGAAACGACTATTCGTCATTGGTTATTAATCACCCGCTATTGCGGTATGGCTATGTTGTTAAATAATCCTGAATTTTTAGAACATCGCCTTCTGGAATGGTTAACAGATATAGTTCAAGCTCATGAGTCTCAATCCATTTCTGATTGTATTTATGCTTTATTAGTGGAAAAATTAACTCAAGTTCTTCCAGATGAAGGATTAGAACAGATTCAACCTTTTTTAGCCCAAGCCAATAATTACTTGACGAATGCTACGGCTTTAAGTGTTTAG
- a CDS encoding V4R domain-containing protein: protein MTFTPTKSSRTVEIISKNLWKNKYPKKHDHYTLEDFFHFDTANGNITDWNESRNILVTEDFIIGLIEGLEEEVGSSSGVVMYNIGKAWGIRDAEFFEQWFQKEYEYPKDVHDMNLLYVLEAWWWPFTTQGWGNWDVDLSEQKNGFMFVNIFDSAVARTLGDVGKPVCHIYAGLMAGFFSRFINKQLNCIEIQCYSMGETYCKFLLGKQDRIDAATFWQNEGAGAKDIQKKLINGEYLK from the coding sequence ATGACTTTTACACCTACAAAATCAAGTCGTACTGTAGAAATAATTTCCAAAAATCTTTGGAAAAATAAATATCCAAAAAAGCACGATCATTATACCCTTGAAGACTTTTTTCACTTTGATACCGCCAACGGCAATATTACCGACTGGAATGAATCTCGAAATATTCTGGTAACAGAAGATTTTATCATTGGTTTAATCGAAGGCTTAGAAGAAGAAGTCGGATCATCTTCTGGGGTAGTCATGTATAACATCGGTAAAGCATGGGGTATTAGAGATGCAGAATTTTTTGAACAATGGTTTCAAAAAGAGTATGAATATCCCAAAGACGTTCATGATATGAACTTGTTATACGTTCTTGAAGCGTGGTGGTGGCCTTTTACGACTCAGGGATGGGGTAACTGGGATGTGGACTTGAGTGAACAAAAAAATGGTTTCATGTTCGTTAATATCTTTGATTCTGCCGTAGCTCGTACCTTGGGAGATGTCGGTAAGCCCGTATGTCATATTTATGCGGGATTAATGGCAGGTTTTTTCAGTCGTTTTATTAATAAACAACTCAACTGCATTGAAATTCAGTGTTATTCCATGGGAGAAACCTATTGTAAATTTTTGCTAGGAAAACAAGATCGCATTGATGCGGCTACCTTTTGGCAAAATGAGGGGGCAGGTGCTAAAGATATTCAGAAAAAACTTATCAATGGAGAATATCTAAAATGA
- a CDS encoding pentapeptide repeat-containing protein — MLVNNHTIDITTQYAQGERNFSQKQLRRIDLRNVNLKGVNLQGSDLSYADLRDADLSNSNLSNCYLNEANLSGANLTGANLTGAYLIKAYLTKTDFKKSILKEAYFTGSFLTKANFMKADLSGTFLNGAHLNGAIFQGATYDTTTRFDRCFDPNSLGMTLVSSFQASASKKVTIAQVVTNFESIASITSCYLGGTITAKNFEESRPDIEWLQEFSIDKKGKISFNGTLTHQATMMQLKWLEKWTNSFIKKSSVIIQDLPHIIEEKHLTVDYLIKNNAA, encoded by the coding sequence ATGTTAGTAAATAATCATACGATCGACATCACAACCCAATATGCTCAAGGTGAAAGAAATTTCTCCCAAAAACAGTTAAGAAGAATTGATTTAAGAAATGTTAATTTAAAAGGAGTTAATTTACAAGGTTCAGATTTGAGTTATGCTGATTTGAGAGATGCCGATTTAAGTAACTCCAATTTAAGTAATTGTTATCTGAATGAAGCTAATTTGAGTGGGGCCAATTTAACGGGGGCAAATTTAACAGGCGCATATCTTATCAAAGCCTATTTAACCAAAACTGACTTTAAAAAATCTATCCTTAAAGAAGCGTATTTTACAGGCAGTTTTCTCACCAAAGCAAATTTTATGAAAGCTGATTTATCAGGGACATTTTTAAATGGTGCCCACTTAAATGGTGCTATTTTTCAAGGTGCTACCTATGATACTACAACTCGCTTTGATAGATGTTTTGATCCCAACTCTCTAGGTATGACATTAGTCTCATCATTTCAAGCCTCTGCTAGTAAAAAAGTTACTATCGCTCAAGTCGTTACCAATTTTGAATCGATCGCTAGTATTACAAGTTGTTATTTAGGGGGAACAATCACCGCTAAAAACTTTGAAGAAAGTCGTCCTGATATAGAATGGTTGCAAGAATTTTCTATCGATAAAAAAGGAAAAATAAGTTTTAATGGTACATTAACTCATCAAGCTACAATGATGCAGTTAAAATGGTTAGAAAAATGGACTAATTCTTTTATCAAAAAATCTTCTGTAATTATTCAAGACTTACCCCATATCATCGAAGAAAAACACTTAACAGTGGATTATTTAATCAAAAATAATGCCGCTTAA
- a CDS encoding DUF3747 domain-containing protein yields the protein MLKLLISTKLSILALTTLSTILPFQSAQAITFQETEVNQSDFIAVAQPYGENKYNLIVIEQIPQKNSCWSEMGANPVNVDLLLINFDFSGHCRRSTDANGYSIRYDGQDYGLDILLNLTERDGNLVLVGINRKDSSQPPIIVGTAQGLNGQPMKIQLNPGWRFSKRTYEGKMLGHVYFSYDSSATQVNPPVNETVINGIPENNIPLPEEIPQGTIQEIVSPDVQQQKEIEKPVNKLEERKTNSSRRSSLTQSRWDR from the coding sequence ATGCTTAAATTATTAATCTCAACTAAATTATCTATTTTAGCTTTAACCACTTTATCTACTATTTTGCCCTTCCAGTCTGCTCAAGCTATTACCTTTCAGGAGACAGAAGTCAATCAATCTGATTTTATTGCAGTTGCTCAACCCTACGGAGAAAATAAATATAACTTAATTGTAATTGAACAAATCCCTCAAAAAAATTCTTGTTGGAGTGAAATGGGTGCAAATCCTGTGAATGTGGATTTACTATTGATCAATTTTGATTTTAGTGGTCATTGTCGCCGTAGCACTGATGCGAATGGTTATTCTATCCGTTACGATGGACAAGATTATGGTTTAGATATTTTACTCAATTTAACAGAAAGAGATGGTAATTTAGTTTTAGTCGGAATTAATCGTAAAGATTCCAGTCAACCCCCTATAATAGTTGGCACTGCACAAGGATTAAATGGACAACCGATGAAAATACAACTTAATCCGGGATGGCGTTTTAGTAAAAGAACCTATGAAGGTAAGATGTTAGGTCATGTTTATTTTAGTTATGATTCTTCTGCCACTCAAGTTAATCCTCCGGTAAATGAAACTGTGATAAATGGTATTCCAGAAAATAATATTCCTTTACCTGAAGAAATACCTCAAGGTACGATTCAAGAAATAGTATCTCCCGATGTTCAACAACAAAAAGAAATTGAAAAACCTGTTAATAAATTAGAAGAACGTAAAACTAATTCTTCTCGTCGATCGAGTTTAACTCAAAGTCGTTGGGATAGGTAA
- the rplL gene encoding 50S ribosomal protein L7/L12, protein MSDKVANIVEELKTLTLLEASELVKQIEEVFGVSAAAPVGGMMMAAAPVAAAEEVEEQTEFDVILESFGEKKMDVLKVVRTITGLGLKETKELVESAPKAVKEAVGKEEAETIKKQLEEAGAKASIK, encoded by the coding sequence ATGTCTGATAAAGTAGCAAATATTGTTGAAGAGTTAAAAACTTTAACCCTCTTAGAAGCATCTGAATTAGTTAAACAAATCGAAGAAGTATTCGGCGTAAGTGCTGCTGCTCCTGTTGGTGGTATGATGATGGCTGCTGCTCCTGTTGCGGCGGCAGAAGAAGTTGAAGAACAAACCGAATTTGATGTTATCTTAGAAAGTTTCGGTGAGAAGAAAATGGACGTTCTTAAAGTTGTTCGTACCATCACTGGCTTGGGTTTAAAAGAAACCAAAGAGTTAGTAGAATCTGCACCTAAAGCTGTTAAAGAAGCTGTTGGTAAAGAAGAAGCCGAAACCATCAAGAAACAATTAGAAGAAGCTGGTGCGAAAGCAAGTATCAAATAA
- the rplJ gene encoding 50S ribosomal protein L10 produces MSKSLESKKQEVAEIQQLLEDARLAIVVDYQGLTVADISDLRNRLRENGTICKVTKNTLMSKAVEGNEYWSGINPLLKGTSAFILADEENIGTAVRAYQAFQKERKKSELKGGVMEGQTLTEAQVKALADLPTKDQLIAQIAGAINAITAKVARGVNEVPTSLARAIDAVKSQKEAA; encoded by the coding sequence ATATCTAAATCCCTAGAGAGTAAAAAACAAGAAGTAGCTGAAATCCAACAGTTATTAGAAGATGCTCGATTGGCGATCGTAGTTGATTATCAGGGGCTTACCGTTGCTGACATTAGCGATTTACGCAATCGTTTAAGAGAAAACGGTACTATCTGCAAGGTAACAAAAAATACCTTAATGAGTAAAGCCGTTGAAGGTAACGAATATTGGTCTGGAATTAACCCCTTATTAAAAGGGACTTCCGCATTTATCTTAGCTGATGAGGAAAATATTGGTACAGCAGTTCGTGCTTATCAAGCATTCCAAAAAGAGCGTAAGAAAAGTGAGTTAAAAGGCGGAGTCATGGAAGGACAAACCCTGACAGAAGCACAGGTTAAAGCCTTAGCCGACTTACCCACCAAAGATCAACTCATCGCCCAAATCGCTGGTGCTATCAATGCTATCACTGCTAAAGTGGCTCGTGGTGTCAACGAAGTGCCAACATCTTTGGCTCGTGCGATCGATGCCGTCAAGTCTCAGAAAGAAGCCGCTTAA
- a CDS encoding EAL domain-containing protein, with translation MIKVFIVEDEIIAIQSIIVDLKKLGYQVVGECSDGDKALDKIIDANPDLVLMDIKIKGEKDGIKLAEELNKFYSIPVVYLTAYADENTLSRATKTSPYGYIIKPYKTQDLAITITLALSRYQEIEKIKKKLTEQQEKLNFSTKHDEVTQLPNQLSLVENFNGILEVFYQQLNSESYENDRDIPKLISILYLSFDRFKLIRDEFGQDLGNLLLKALVKRLQANLSEETIITRLEGDEFALIIPPISMKQQAIDIAKMLLKKITPPLIYKNKEIYIDFKIGISFYPLHGQNIDELLYKAKQAVKDLEKMGENQYQVYSPTLHKYTPKQISLEAQLHHALEKNQLELYYQPKVEVKTSKIIGAEALLRWNHPEEKFISPAVFIPLAEETGLIESIGEWVLHQACEQFKILQKKYRPDLQVAVNLSARQFNEDLLEHKILKILAFHYFNPSLLELELTESTLVRNTSVAIKKLNKLKSAGLKIAIDDFGTGYSSLGYIQDFNFDILKIDRCFVKDINQNKKNATITKYLIEMAHQLNLSVVAEGVEIEPELAFLHKNNCDYYQGYLFSRPLPFSQFQELLDNNI, from the coding sequence ATGATTAAAGTTTTTATAGTAGAAGATGAAATTATAGCTATTCAGAGTATTATTGTTGACCTAAAAAAATTAGGTTATCAAGTGGTAGGAGAATGTAGTGATGGAGATAAGGCTTTAGATAAAATTATTGATGCTAATCCAGATCTGGTGTTAATGGATATTAAAATTAAAGGAGAAAAAGATGGGATTAAACTAGCAGAAGAATTAAATAAATTTTATTCCATTCCTGTTGTTTATTTAACTGCTTATGCCGATGAAAACACTTTATCTAGGGCAACAAAAACTTCTCCCTATGGATATATCATTAAACCTTATAAAACACAAGATTTAGCTATTACGATTACTCTGGCATTGAGTAGGTATCAAGAAATAGAAAAAATCAAAAAGAAATTAACAGAACAACAAGAAAAATTAAATTTTTCGACTAAACATGACGAAGTGACTCAATTGCCTAATCAGTTATCTTTAGTGGAAAATTTTAATGGTATTTTAGAAGTTTTTTATCAACAATTAAATTCTGAATCCTATGAAAATGATAGAGATATACCTAAACTTATTTCTATTTTATATCTTAGTTTCGATCGATTTAAACTAATTAGAGACGAGTTTGGACAAGATTTAGGTAATTTATTATTAAAGGCTTTAGTCAAAAGATTACAAGCTAATTTGAGTGAAGAAACAATTATTACACGCCTTGAAGGAGATGAATTTGCCTTAATTATCCCACCTATTTCGATGAAACAACAAGCGATCGATATAGCTAAAATGTTACTTAAAAAAATTACCCCTCCATTGATTTATAAAAATAAAGAAATTTATATTGATTTTAAAATAGGTATTAGCTTTTATCCCCTACATGGGCAAAATATCGATGAACTTTTATATAAAGCAAAACAAGCCGTTAAGGATTTAGAAAAAATGGGAGAAAATCAGTATCAAGTTTATTCTCCTACTTTACATAAATATACTCCAAAACAAATAAGTTTAGAAGCACAATTACATCATGCTTTAGAAAAAAATCAATTAGAACTTTATTATCAACCAAAAGTAGAAGTTAAAACCAGTAAAATAATTGGTGCCGAGGCTTTATTACGATGGAATCATCCCGAAGAAAAATTTATCTCTCCTGCGGTATTTATTCCTTTAGCAGAAGAAACAGGCTTAATTGAGTCTATAGGAGAATGGGTTCTACATCAAGCCTGTGAACAATTTAAGATTTTACAAAAAAAATATCGCCCAGATTTACAAGTAGCGGTTAATCTTTCCGCTCGACAATTTAATGAAGATTTATTAGAGCATAAAATTCTTAAAATTCTAGCTTTTCACTATTTTAATCCTTCATTATTAGAACTAGAATTAACAGAAAGTACCTTAGTTCGCAACACTTCTGTAGCCATTAAAAAACTAAATAAACTCAAATCTGCTGGTTTAAAGATAGCTATTGATGACTTTGGTACTGGTTATTCTTCTTTAGGTTATATTCAAGATTTTAACTTTGATATTCTCAAAATCGATCGATGTTTTGTTAAAGACATTAATCAGAATAAAAAAAATGCCACAATAACGAAATATTTAATTGAAATGGCTCATCAATTGAATCTTAGTGTAGTAGCGGAAGGAGTAGAAATAGAACCAGAATTAGCATTTTTACACAAAAATAATTGTGACTATTATCAAGGTTATTTATTCAGTCGCCCTTTACCTTTTTCTCAGTTTCAAGAATTACTTGATAACAATATTTAA
- a CDS encoding pitrilysin family protein, protein MTFTLVRPNSLHCPIITKFPNGLTIITEQIPVSAVNVNIWFNVGSSIESDCINGMAHFLEHMIFKGTANLASGEFEYLLEARGAVTNAATSQEYTHFYFTCAPQDFADILPLQLDLVLNPLLPKAEFERERMVVLEEIRRSIDNPRRRVFERMMVKAFPNLPYHRPVLGTKEVIENVTCEQMQTFHKSWYQPSNMTVVAVGNLPPQELTDTIINSLNPNIINFPSPKPVYTPESPFREIVIDEYKENALQQSRLIMMWRVTGLNDLEQTFPLDVLAVILGQGKLSRLFQDLRENRRLVTKISATNMTNQIQGLFYIAAQLPKENISAVKDAILFHIANIQSKGITSQELNRVCKIVANQYIFQSEKPSDRTNLYGYYYSQIGNINPALEYVEKIRKLTVEDIQKTAQKILNLNAHGIIIVNN, encoded by the coding sequence ATGACTTTTACATTAGTTAGACCAAATTCTCTTCATTGCCCTATAATCACTAAATTTCCCAATGGTTTAACTATTATTACTGAACAAATACCTGTTTCTGCCGTCAATGTCAATATTTGGTTTAATGTAGGTTCTTCGATCGAGTCTGATTGTATTAATGGCATGGCACATTTTTTAGAACATATGATCTTTAAAGGCACAGCTAATCTAGCTAGTGGTGAATTTGAGTACTTATTAGAAGCTAGAGGTGCAGTGACGAATGCCGCAACCAGTCAAGAATACACTCATTTTTATTTTACTTGCGCCCCTCAAGATTTTGCTGATATTTTACCTTTGCAATTAGATTTAGTGTTAAATCCTCTTTTACCTAAAGCAGAATTTGAACGGGAAAGAATGGTAGTATTAGAAGAAATTAGAAGATCGATCGATAATCCACGACGTAGAGTATTTGAACGAATGATGGTAAAAGCTTTTCCTAATTTACCCTATCATCGTCCCGTTTTAGGAACAAAAGAAGTAATTGAAAATGTTACTTGTGAGCAAATGCAAACTTTCCATAAATCATGGTATCAACCCTCTAATATGACGGTGGTAGCAGTGGGAAATCTACCCCCCCAAGAATTAACCGATACTATCATCAATTCTTTAAATCCTAATATAATTAACTTTCCCTCTCCAAAACCAGTTTATACTCCTGAATCTCCTTTTAGAGAAATTGTTATCGATGAATATAAAGAGAATGCCTTACAACAATCCCGTTTAATAATGATGTGGCGTGTTACAGGATTAAACGATTTAGAGCAAACTTTTCCTTTAGATGTTTTAGCCGTAATTTTAGGACAAGGTAAGCTATCTCGACTATTTCAAGATTTAAGGGAAAATCGTCGTCTTGTTACTAAAATTTCTGCGACAAATATGACTAATCAAATACAGGGATTATTTTATATTGCGGCTCAATTACCAAAAGAAAATATTTCTGCCGTTAAAGATGCTATACTTTTTCATATTGCAAATATTCAAAGTAAAGGTATAACTTCTCAAGAATTAAATCGAGTTTGTAAAATTGTGGCGAATCAATATATTTTTCAAAGTGAAAAACCAAGTGATAGAACTAACTTATATGGTTATTATTATTCACAAATAGGCAATATAAATCCAGCTTTAGAATATGTTGAAAAAATAAGAAAATTAACTGTTGAAGATATACAAAAAACTGCACAAAAAATTTTAAATCTTAACGCTCATGGAATTATAATTGTCAATAACTAA
- a CDS encoding DUF4079 domain-containing protein, translating to MNFEIPQAVKTWSQFGHPILMWVLFATAIYALYLGIKVKRTRQADKEKKKELIKGNFINRHHQVGSIFMALVVCGTIGGMAITYINNGKLFVGPHLLAGLGMMAMVTVSASLVPYMQKGNTFARFTHVGMNMTMLLIFGWQAFTGIEILQRIISKL from the coding sequence ATGAATTTTGAGATTCCCCAAGCAGTGAAAACATGGTCACAATTTGGACATCCGATTCTAATGTGGGTATTATTTGCCACAGCTATTTATGCTCTATATTTAGGAATCAAAGTAAAACGTACTCGTCAAGCAGATAAAGAAAAGAAAAAAGAGTTAATCAAAGGTAACTTTATCAATCGTCATCATCAAGTCGGCTCAATTTTTATGGCTTTGGTAGTGTGCGGCACGATCGGAGGCATGGCAATTACTTATATTAATAATGGTAAATTATTTGTTGGCCCTCATTTATTAGCCGGATTAGGGATGATGGCAATGGTTACGGTTTCTGCTTCCTTAGTACCATACATGCAAAAAGGGAATACTTTTGCTAGATTCACCCATGTTGGAATGAATATGACTATGTTGTTAATTTTTGGTTGGCAAGCCTTTACAGGAATAGAAATTTTACAGAGAATTATCAGCAAACTATAA
- a CDS encoding NADPH-dependent FMN reductase, protein MRISIIVASNNKNLALANQLNAIAMEMGQTTQIIDLVEEELPLYTPKIQAQQGIPDKVKELAQTLLNTDGMIFVAPEYNGGIPPTLNNAIAWLSVSGDDWRRCFNGKPAMVATYSGGGGQYVLLAMRSQLSYIGMNVVGRQIITNASKPFSIDSAKEVVKQLINLC, encoded by the coding sequence ATGAGAATCTCAATCATTGTCGCTAGTAACAATAAAAATCTTGCACTAGCAAATCAGCTTAATGCAATCGCTATGGAAATGGGGCAAACAACTCAAATTATTGATTTAGTAGAAGAAGAATTACCTCTCTATACTCCTAAAATTCAAGCTCAACAAGGTATTCCTGATAAAGTAAAAGAATTAGCTCAAACTTTACTCAATACTGATGGCATGATTTTTGTTGCACCTGAGTATAATGGTGGTATTCCACCTACTTTAAATAATGCTATTGCTTGGTTAAGTGTCAGTGGAGATGATTGGAGACGTTGTTTTAATGGTAAACCTGCAATGGTTGCTACTTATAGTGGTGGTGGTGGACAATATGTGCTACTGGCGATGAGATCTCAGCTATCATATATTGGAATGAACGTTGTAGGAAGACAAATTATTACTAATGCCAGTAAACCCTTCAGCATCGATTCTGCTAAGGAAGTTGTAAAACAATTAATCAATCTTTGTTAA
- the crtD gene encoding C-3',4' desaturase CrtD, with translation MEKQQKVIVIGAGIGGLTTGALLARYGYDVTIYDQAIVPGGCASTFQRKGFTFDVGATQVAGLEKGGIHHRIFRDLDLDIPSATECNPACAVFLPQEIQPIMVWRNPEKWRLERQKQFPHSEKFWALLKILFDASWQFQSRDPILPPRNLWDLGQLIQALRLDTFVTAPFTFMTVAHALRFLGLGKDKRLKTFLDMQLKLYSQVDTEETALLYAATALSVSQSPQGLYHLNGSMQVLTDRLVEGLEKYGGKLYMRHLVQKIDTEKGKVTGVTIKNLKTGEIHQEKANHVVGNLTVNNLTTMTEKIPFTYRQRVEKLPPASGAFVIYLGVEISAIPDNCPPHLQFLYDYEGEIAEINSLFVSVSKQGDGRAPQGKATIIASSFTDVNLWWNIPLDDYESLKQDYTNKAIDRLKQYFNLTPETIIHQEIATPVTFYKYTGREKGIVGGVGQRISTFGPFGVATRTPIENLWLVGDSTHPGEGTAGVSYSALTVVRQIRSNPH, from the coding sequence ATGGAAAAACAACAAAAAGTAATTGTCATTGGTGCAGGAATTGGAGGCTTAACCACCGGAGCATTATTAGCCCGTTATGGCTATGATGTTACTATATATGATCAAGCGATCGTACCGGGAGGATGTGCTTCCACTTTTCAACGAAAAGGCTTTACTTTCGATGTTGGTGCGACTCAAGTAGCAGGATTAGAAAAAGGAGGTATTCATCATCGTATTTTTCGAGATTTGGATCTTGATATACCTTCAGCCACAGAATGTAATCCTGCCTGTGCCGTATTTTTACCCCAAGAAATCCAACCAATTATGGTGTGGCGTAACCCTGAAAAATGGCGTTTAGAAAGACAGAAACAGTTTCCCCATAGTGAAAAATTTTGGGCATTATTAAAGATTTTATTTGATGCAAGTTGGCAGTTTCAAAGTCGAGATCCCATTTTACCACCTCGCAACTTGTGGGATTTAGGACAATTAATTCAAGCCTTACGGTTAGATACCTTCGTCACTGCACCTTTTACTTTCATGACGGTAGCACATGCTTTGCGATTTTTAGGATTAGGCAAGGATAAGCGCTTAAAAACTTTTCTCGATATGCAGTTAAAGTTATATTCTCAGGTTGATACAGAAGAAACGGCTTTACTATATGCGGCAACAGCTTTGTCGGTGTCTCAATCTCCTCAAGGATTATATCATCTTAATGGCAGTATGCAGGTTTTGACCGATCGACTGGTGGAAGGATTAGAAAAATATGGCGGAAAATTGTATATGCGCCATTTAGTGCAAAAAATTGACACCGAAAAGGGAAAAGTAACGGGAGTCACCATCAAAAATTTGAAAACAGGAGAGATTCACCAAGAAAAAGCGAATCATGTGGTAGGCAATCTTACGGTAAATAATTTGACAACTATGACAGAAAAAATTCCCTTTACTTATCGTCAACGAGTGGAGAAATTACCTCCAGCAAGTGGTGCATTTGTGATCTATTTAGGAGTAGAAATATCTGCCATTCCCGATAATTGCCCTCCTCACCTCCAATTTTTATACGATTATGAAGGAGAAATTGCCGAGATAAATTCTTTATTTGTATCCGTTAGTAAACAAGGCGATGGCAGAGCGCCTCAAGGTAAAGCCACTATTATCGCTTCTTCTTTTACTGATGTTAACCTTTGGTGGAATATCCCCCTTGACGATTATGAGTCACTAAAACAAGATTATACAAATAAGGCGATCGATCGACTCAAACAATATTTTAACCTCACCCCAGAGACAATTATTCATCAAGAAATAGCAACCCCCGTTACGTTTTATAAATATACTGGGAGAGAAAAAGGCATCGTTGGAGGTGTTGGGCAAAGAATAAGTACATTTGGACCTTTTGGTGTTGCCACTCGCACTCCTATAGAAAATTTATGGTTAGTAGGAGACTCAACTCACCCCGGAGAAGGCACTGCTGGAGTTAGTTATTCTGCTTTAACTGTTGTGCGACAGATAAGAAGCAACCCTCACTAA
- a CDS encoding alpha-ketoacid dehydrogenase subunit beta yields the protein MAETLMFNALRQAIDEEMARDDKVFVLGEDVGQYGGSYKVTKGLYEKYGEFRVLDTPIAENSFTGMAVGAAMAGLRPIIEGMNMGFLLLAFNQIANNAGMMRYTSGGNYKIPTVIRGPGGVGRQLGAEHSQRLEAYFQAVPGLKIVACSTAYNAKGLLKSAIRDDNPVLFFEHVLLYNHKENLPDYEYTVPLDKAEIVRKGKDVTILTYSRMRHHCVQALKQIEKDGYDPEIIDLISLKPLDMATIGESIRKTHKVIIVEECMKTGGIAAELTASINDQLFDELDGPVVRLSSQDIPTPYNGTLERLTIVQPEQIVEAVRKIMTNKI from the coding sequence ATGGCAGAAACATTAATGTTTAATGCTTTGCGTCAAGCTATTGATGAAGAAATGGCAAGAGATGACAAAGTTTTTGTATTAGGAGAAGATGTAGGACAATACGGCGGTTCATATAAAGTAACCAAAGGTTTATACGAAAAATATGGTGAATTTAGAGTTTTAGATACCCCTATTGCCGAAAATAGCTTTACAGGAATGGCAGTGGGTGCGGCAATGGCAGGATTACGCCCCATTATTGAAGGGATGAATATGGGCTTTCTGTTACTTGCCTTCAACCAAATTGCCAATAATGCGGGGATGATGCGTTATACTTCAGGGGGAAACTATAAAATTCCTACTGTAATTCGTGGGCCTGGAGGTGTGGGCAGACAACTTGGTGCAGAACATTCTCAACGTTTAGAGGCTTATTTTCAAGCTGTACCGGGGTTAAAAATTGTGGCTTGTTCGACTGCTTATAATGCTAAGGGTTTATTAAAATCTGCTATTAGGGATGATAATCCTGTGTTGTTTTTTGAACACGTTTTATTATATAACCATAAAGAAAACCTACCAGATTACGAATATACAGTACCTTTGGATAAAGCAGAAATCGTGCGTAAAGGTAAAGATGTGACGATTTTGACTTATTCTCGTATGAGACACCATTGTGTACAAGCATTAAAACAAATTGAAAAAGATGGATATGATCCTGAAATAATTGATTTAATTTCTCTAAAACCTTTGGATATGGCGACTATTGGAGAATCTATCCGCAAAACTCATAAGGTAATTATTGTGGAAGAATGTATGAAAACTGGTGGTATCGCCGCCGAGCTAACCGCATCTATTAATGATCAATTATTTGATGAGTTAGATGGCCCTGTGGTGCGTTTATCTTCTCAGGATATTCCTACCCCTTATAATGGTACTTTAGAAAGGTTAACGATCGTGCAACCTGAGCAAATTGTGGAAGCTGTTCGTAAAATCATGACGAATAAAATCTAA